In Deltaproteobacteria bacterium, the sequence CCTCGACGCTCTCACCACCGTCGGGTTGGAGAGCCTGGGGGCGCGCCGTCCGGCGGATTTGTCCGGGGGCCAGCGCCAGCGCGTCGCGCTGGCGCGATGCCTGGTCATGAAACCGCGGATCCTCCTGTTCGACGAACCCCTGGCAAATCTCGACGTCCATCTGCGGGCCTCGATGCAGGACGAGTTCGTCGACATGCACCGCAAGACCCGTACCACCATCGTCTACATCACCCACGACCAGGCCGAGGCAATGGCGATGGCCGACCGCATCGCGGTCATGTCTGACGGCCGCATCGAACAGGCAGCGGCGCCCGAAACACTCTACGACGAACCCGAGACGCCGATGGTGGGGAACTTCATCGGCGAAGGGGTCATCGTCGAGGCCACCCTGATGCATGCCCCGGCGGAAGGCCATGGCCGCGCCAGGGTGTTCGGCCATGAGTGCACCGTACGGGCCGGCGACCGCGCCGCGCAGGGGCCGGTGCGGCTCTGTCTTCGACCCGAGGCACTGCGCCCCGACAACGGTCACGGCTTTGCCGCCACCGTCCGGCGCACAAGCTATCGCGGCGGCATCTATGCCGTCGAGGCAACCGCCGACGAGGCCAGGGTACCGGTACGGCTGTGGCTGCGGCGGCCGCCGGCCATCGGCGAAACACTGCGTATCGCGGTCGATGACGCATGGGTCGTCCCGTCGGCCCCGCGACCCGATTGAGGATCG encodes:
- a CDS encoding ABC transporter ATP-binding protein, which translates into the protein MRGSARAGFERPSSGRVLFAETLMSGAGAHVPPERRRVGIVFQSYALWPHMSVADNVGYPLRVAGVNARDRREPVLDALTTVGLESLGARRPADLSGGQRQRVALARCLVMKPRILLFDEPLANLDVHLRASMQDEFVDMHRKTRTTIVYITHDQAEAMAMADRIAVMSDGRIEQAAAPETLYDEPETPMVGNFIGEGVIVEATLMHAPAEGHGRARVFGHECTVRAGDRAAQGPVRLCLRPEALRPDNGHGFAATVRRTSYRGGIYAVEATADEARVPVRLWLRRPPAIGETLRIAVDDAWVVPSAPRPD